A window of the Pangasianodon hypophthalmus isolate fPanHyp1 chromosome 12, fPanHyp1.pri, whole genome shotgun sequence genome harbors these coding sequences:
- the LOC113535123 gene encoding gap junction gamma-1 protein, producing the protein MSWSFLTRLLEEIHNHSTFVGKIWLTVLVVFRIVLTAVGGESIYYDEQSKFVCNSGQPGCENVCYDAFAPLSHVRFWVFQIVLVATPSLMYLGYAVNKIARLEEGKEGVVGSSVKFSKSRKFYLGRRQSRGLEEPEEDQEEDPMIYDTTETESRSDSTTPGATGSGAKTRHDGRQRIQRDGLMRVYVLQLVARSALEICFLIGQYTLYGFAVPARYACSSEPCPHIVDCFVSRPTEKTIFLLIMYAVTMLCLLLNVWEMLHLGLGTMFDLLLARQRRYGPDDDLAASEENGRGGYGGYALSWTSPSAPPGYNIAVKAETVPFKQKEEATEEEASPRAHQQQYGSTEDNFLQVQKAAEKNRKAKEQHEKRKRRELERNKRDGSRGDRGSSRNSSKSDEGKPSVWI; encoded by the coding sequence ATGAGCTGGAGCTTCTTGACTCGCCTCTTAGAGGAAATTCACAACCACTCGACATTCGTGGGGAAAATCTGGCTCACGGTCCTCGTGGTGTTTCGGATCGTTCTCACTGCCGTGGGCGGCGAGTCCATCTACTACGACGAGCAGAGCAAGTTTGTGTGTAACTCGGGCCAGCCAGGCTGCGAGAACGTGTGCTACGACGCCTTTGCGCCGCTCTCGCACGTCCGCTTCTGGGTATTCCAGATCGTTCTGGTGGCCACGCCCTCTCTGATGTACCTTGGCTACGCCGTCAACAAGATTGCACGCTTGGAGGAAGGCAAAGAGGGCGTCGTTGGCTCTTCGGTGAAATTTTCCAAGAGCAGAAAGTTCTACTTGGGCAGACGTCAGAGCCGAGGTCTGGAGGAACCCGAAGAAGATCAGGAGGAAGATCCGATGATTTACGACACGACCGAAACGGAAAGCCGAAGCGACAGCACGACTCCGGGTGCGACGGGAAGCGGTGCGAAAACGCGACACGACGGCAGACAGCGAATCCAGCGAGACGGACTGATGAGAGTTTACGTCCTCCAGCTGGTCGCTCGGTCCGCTTTAGAAATATGCttcctgattggtcagtacACGCTCTACGGTTTCGCTGTCCCGGCTCGGTACGCGTGCTCGAGCGAACCGTGTCCTCACATCGTGGATTGTTTCGTTTCCCGTCCGACGGAGAAGACGATCTTTCTGCTCATCATGTACGCCGTCACCATGCTCTGCTTGCTGCTCAACGTCTGGGAGATGCTCCATCTCGGGCTGGGCACCATGTTCGATCTCCTGCTGGCCAGACAGCGGCGTTACGGCCCGGACGACGACCTCGCCGCGAGCGAGGAGAACGGACGAGGAGGATACGGAGGGTACGCGCTGTCCTGGACGTCTCCTTCAGCGCCGCCGGGCTACAACATCGCCGTGAAGGCGGAAACGGTGCCGTTTAAACAGAAGGAGGAGGCGACGGAGGAGGAGGCATCACCCAGGGCGCATCAGCAGCAGTACGGAAGCACAGAAGACAACTTCCTCCAGGTACAGAAAGCAGcggaaaagaacagaaaggcaAAGGAACAGCACGAGAAGAGAAAACGACGTGAACTTGAAAGAAACAAGCGAGACGGAAGCAGAGGGGACCGAGGGAGCAGCCGCAACAGCAGCAAGTCGGACGAGGGGAAGCCGTCTGTTTGGATTTGA
- the dbf4b gene encoding protein DBF4 homolog A: MQRVLAVREPLGALVPGPRPLEGKSFYLDEVKSHSCGVLTKLIIRLGGKVESFLYKDVNVVITGNRDALTDITAPSGKVKGHDSPREQRASGTAAAQRPGTPRAAVCGSRGKALLEKAIRNNEQARGGVLSSAARYWGVKIVSVDQFMKVVEELSSHRSAHTHRRREEKNSSECSSVRVIKAGSLKVDFVKVEDSGRKYRPLYGQSLHFPMLSYTRRFSPFENPAPVQPGKTKEDELSKDKFRKSEEPISSHDKPSATPSPKISHKKKSLGYCECCQIKYEDQDEHLQSDVHRRFVENVNNYAVVDQLVASMDAVFSGCKDPQDDALMKRLSSCSVAPSSEIVQQRTSEIETCRTNQETLAEPASNVEVQQECVRDPPVLPQEPQEPPVDAPPYTSLDPEFEDEKLNSTANSETCVPSPRPQDDVIVDSKHLECSPPSPGAGSDGHKPNAPQELGEISPRPSHGLETSLNEDRSSSTCLKSPKQRQEDPVNDLPSCARLMEREQTSFVDATSCSPAFHSLPFRSLSTRISDGLNPRKRSRSFILSPKTSKMRRTNLWSDPTNQNSDINIRFDRVQQNVINGRTEANDITECKLETAEQDPLPNVSLSNVATPEDRLSFRNDHQDEPVSQTYPNNKACDVSSELSPPQLYPFFHDDVYQNHPPFLEPPKLAPSAPFPSTSKTSSASLLSQSFSSVCIEPALVPNTFSAASSESDWDSGLLSRLAPPLHLQPKGGRCELDLGLLLQSSCAGMQDGSYTSRLCSVLQPTASSSHAGFGDPNTMYRPIETMDRRIIQSLGV; the protein is encoded by the exons ATGCAGCGTGTGTTAGCAGTGCGTGAGCCGCTGGGCGCGCTCGTGCCTGGGCCCCGCCCACTGGAGGGGAAGTCGTTTTACCTGGATGAGGTGAAGAGTCACTCGTGCGGCGTCCTCACCAAACTCATCATCCGCCTCGGAGGG AAAGTGGAGAGTTTCCTCTATAAGGACGTGAACGTCGTCATCACGGGAAACAGGGACGCCCTGACCGACATCACGGCCCCATCGggaaaggtcaaaggtcacgaTTCTCCTCGTGAGCAGAGAGCGAGCGGGACCGCCGCGGCTCAGCGGCCGGGAACCCCGAGAGCAGCG GTGTGCGGCAGCCGAGGAAAAGCCTTGCTGGAGAAAGCCATCCGCAATAAC GAGCAGGCTCGGGGTGGTGTGTTGTCCAGCGCCGCTCGCTACTGGGGCGTGAAGATCGTGTCTGTAGACC AGTTTATGAAGGTTGTAGAGGAGCTGAGCTCACACCGCTCCGCTCACACACACCGCAGGAGAGAG gaGAAGAATTCGAGTGAATGTTCAAGTGTGCGTGTCATCAAAG CTGGCAGTCTGAAGGTGGACTTTGTGAAGGTGGAGGACTCGGGCAG GAAGTACAGGCCTCTGTATGGCCAGTCTCTGCATTTCCCCATGCTGAGCTACACGAGAAGATTCAGTCCTTTTGAGAATCCTGCCCCAGTGCAGCCTGGGAAGACGAAAGAAGACGAGCTCAGTAAAGATAAATTCAG aaaaagtGAAGAGCCGATCAGTAGTCACGATAAACCATCGGCAACTCCTTCCCCTAAAATATCTCACAAGAAGAAGAGCTTGGGCTACTGCGAGTGCTGCCAGATAAAGTACGAAGATCAGGACGAG CACTTGCAGTCGGACGTTCATCGGCGCTTCGTGGAGAACGTTAATAACTACGCCGTGGTGGATCAGTTAGTGGCTTCCATGGATGCCGTTTTCTCGGGATGTAAAGATCCGCAGGATGATGCACTGATGAAGAG gtTGTCAAGCTGCTCTGTAGCTCCTTCTTCTGAAATCGTGCAGCAGCGTACAAGTGAAATAGAAACGTGTCGGACAAATCAAGAGACCCTTGCAGAACCCGCAAGCAATGTGGAAGTCCAACAAGAATGTGTTCGTGACCCCCCAGTTCTCCCTCAGGAGCCTCAGGAACCTCCTGTAGATGCTCCTCCTTACACTTCCTTGGACCCCGAGTTTGAGGATGAAAAACTAAACTCGACAGCAAACTCTGAAACCTGTGTTCCCAGTCCTCGCCCTCAGGACGATGTTATTGTGGACAGTAAACATCTAGAGTGCTCTCCGCCTTCTCCAGGAGCGGGGTCAGATGGTCATAAACCCAATGCTCCACAGGAGCTTGGAGAAATCTCTCCGAGACCTTCCCATGGCCTAGAAACGTCACTAAACGAGGACAGATCTTCATCAACTTGTTTAAAAAGTCCCAAGCAGCGTCAAGAAGATCCCGTGAATGATTTACCTTCATGTGCACGGTTAATGGAAAGGGAACAGACTTCCTTTGTAGATGCCACCTCTTGCTCTCCGGCGTTTCATTCCCTGCCATTTCGGTCATTGTCCACCAGAATTTCAGACGGCCTGAACCCCAGGAAGCGCAGCAGATCCTTTATTCTCAGCCCAAAGACCTCAAAGATGAGGAGGACTAATCTGTGGTCtgatccaaccaatcagaacagtgATATCAACATCAGATTTGATCGCGTACAGCAGAATGTGATTAACGGACGCACGGAGGCTAATGACATTACTGAATGCAAGCTGGAAACTGCAGAGCAGGATCCTTTACCAAACGTTTCCCTCAGCAACGTGGCAACTCCAGAGGATCGCTTGTCTTTCCGGAACGATCATCAGGATGAACCGGTCTCTCAAACATACCCAAACAACAAAGCTTGTGATGTCTCCTCAGAACTCAGTCCTCCTCAGCTGTACCCTTTCTTCCACGATGACGTCTACCAAAATCACCCGCCATTTCTTGAGCCTCCTAAACTTGCTCCTAGTGCTCCCTTTCCTTCTACAAGTAAGACCTCCAGCGCTTCTCTCCTGTCTCAGTCCTTTTCGTCCGTCTGCATCGAGCCTGCGCTCGTCCCGAACACTTTTTCCGCTGCTTCTTCCGAATCGGATTGGGATTCCGGCCTCCTGTCGCGGTTGGCACCGCCGCTTCACCTCCAGCCCAAAGGGGGGCGCTGTGAGCTGGACTTAGGGCTGCTTCTGCAAAGTTCCTGCGCCGGGATGCAGGACGGAAGCTACACATCGCGACTGTGTTCCGTGTTGCAGCCCACCGCTTCTTCATCGCACGCTGGTTTTGGAGATCCGAATACCATGTACCGACCGATCGAGACGATGGACAGGCGGATAATTCAGAGTCTGGGAGTGTAG